GAAAGCACAAGGGGTTGACATAGCCCGTTCATTCTGTGGATTAAATGATCACAGGAACCTGGAATTATCGGTAAAATATGCCAGAGAAGCCGGCATGATTTCTCAGGTGGCTCTGAGCATAACCCATTCTCCTGTTCACACCGTTGATTATTATATGGGAATAGTGGACAAAGCAGTGGAATATGGTACCGATGAAATTTGCCTGAAAGATATGGCTGGTGTAGGAAGGCCTGTCACCCTCGGGAAACTGGTAAAAAATATAAAAGACAGACATCCCGGTTTGCTTGTTCAATATCACGGGCATTCCGGACCGGGATTTTCCGCAGCCTCCATGTTGGAAGTGGCCAAGGCAGGAGCAGATTACATTGATGTAGCTATGGAACCCCTATCATGGGGGATGGTCCATCCTGATGTAATAACCATCCAGGCCATGCTCAAAGATGCCGGTTTTAATGTGCCGGAAATTGACATGAAGGCTTACATGAAAGCCCGTGCACTTAACCAGGAATTCATCGATGATTTTCTGGGTTACTTCATCAATCCCAGAAACCGATACATGTCCTCTCTGCTTGTTCAGGCAGGATTACCCGGAGGTATGATGGGAAGCATGATGGCTGATCTGCAAAACGTTAAGCAAGGGCTGAACCAAACCCTTCATGCCAATGGAAAAAATACGCTCTCCGAGGATGAACTTTTGGTCAAATTATTTGATGAAGTTCGCGAAATATGGCCAAAGCTGGGTTATCCACCCCTTGTTACTCCATACAGCCAATATGTAAAAAATATTGCGCTATTGAATGTAATGCAAGAGATGCAGGGCAAAGCAAAATTTCAGATGATCGATAACAATGCATGGGAAATGATATTGGGAAAAGCGGGAAAGTTGCCCGGTCCCCTCTCCCCCGAAATTATTGAGCTGGCTGAAAAACAAGGAAAATCGTTTTAC
The Bacteroidales bacterium genome window above contains:
- a CDS encoding oxaloacetate decarboxylase, whose product is MKKNIKFSLVYRDMWQSSGKYVPRADQLQRIAPVLIDMGCFSRIETNGGAFEQVNLLYGENPNKAVREWTQPFNEAGIQTHMLERALNGIRMYPVPADLRKLMFKVKKAQGVDIARSFCGLNDHRNLELSVKYAREAGMISQVALSITHSPVHTVDYYMGIVDKAVEYGTDEICLKDMAGVGRPVTLGKLVKNIKDRHPGLLVQYHGHSGPGFSAASMLEVAKAGADYIDVAMEPLSWGMVHPDVITIQAMLKDAGFNVPEIDMKAYMKARALNQEFIDDFLGYFINPRNRYMSSLLVQAGLPGGMMGSMMADLQNVKQGLNQTLHANGKNTLSEDELLVKLFDEVREIWPKLGYPPLVTPYSQYVKNIALLNVMQEMQGKAKFQMIDNNAWEMILGKAGKLPGPLSPEIIELAEKQGKSFYEGIPQDNYPDELHQYEKEMQENGWDFGKDNEELFEFAMHERQYRDYKSGKAKNRFQKELKQIKKEKGNGFEKAGISKDVNKKDVTSPTMGRVFFNINYYIRERPVEVGTKISKGERICYIEYNNTYDEIVSDYEGEIADIFCDQGDVVSKGDVLVRLK